Part of the Tetragenococcus koreensis genome, CAACGTCATTATCAACAAGTGTATTAATTGTATTTGCTTCATGAATATCAATTGGTTTAGGGCTAGGCACAACCTTGCGCCAACCACGGCCGGCATCTTCTTTAAATGTCGCGCCGGAACCCATTTCTTCTTCAGCCTCTTCTTTAGACAAAAATGGACCTACTGGTTTTGATGGATTTTTAAACGCAGGATCATTTTCATCAACGATAACTTGAGTTAATATTGTTGCAACTTGTTTATCAATTCCACTCTTAGCTAACTCGTTACTCATAGCGTTTGACAGCCAGTAACCAATACTACCTTGTGTCATCGCCACACAAGTATCTAGTGGCATCGCAGGGTTTTTTTCACTATTAGCAGCCTGCTGTTGTAATAATAAATTTCCTACTTGTGGTCCATTTCCATGTGAAATAATCAAATCATTACCAGCCTGAACTAATTGAACTAAATATTTAGCGGTTTGGATTAGCGCTTCTTGCTGCCCCTTTGCGCTTGCGTCATTCGAAAGAATCGCATTTCCACCTAAGGCTACGACAACTTTTTTTCCCATAATTATCACTAAAACCCTTTCTTTTATCAAATAAAAATAATAATTGAAAAAATAGTCTGTAGTTACATATATATGG contains:
- the arcC gene encoding carbamate kinase translates to MGKKVVVALGGNAILSNDASAKGQQEALIQTAKYLVQLVQAGNDLIISHGNGPQVGNLLLQQQAANSEKNPAMPLDTCVAMTQGSIGYWLSNAMSNELAKSGIDKQVATILTQVIVDENDPAFKNPSKPVGPFLSKEEAEEEMGSGATFKEDAGRGWRKVVPSPKPIDIHEANTINTLVDNDVVTISCGGGGIPVVGKSLQGIEAVIDKDFASEKLADLVQADTFIILTGVDNVYINYGKENEKKLEQVTVEELEKYKDQGHFAPGSMLPKIEAAISFANNNPDKQAIITSLENLGKMDQSETVGTVITK